The segment TTCGATGCGGTGCATGGAACGGCCCCCTGCCTTGCTGCTGCGCCGAGCGGGATCGGGGCGAGCCCATTCGCCTGGCGATCGATGTGCGCCCCCCACTCACCGGCCTTTACGACGCGGTTAGCCCAGTCGGTCACTGCGTCGCCCGTTGCCCGCATTACCGCTGCCGCTTGAGCGGCGCCGGCTGGGCCTGGCGCGTGGCCGCGGCCTGTTCGGCCCCCGGCCAGCGGCCGGTCCTGAGCTCGTCCACCAGGTTGAACAGGTAGTGGCGGAAGTCGGGGGCCAGCTCCGGCCGCATCAGGGCAAACTCCACCGTGGCCTGCAGGAAGCCCAGCTTCTCCCCCACGTCATAGCGCCGGGACCGGGTCTGGTAGGCGTAGACCGCCTGGTCCCGGGCCAGCATCCGCAGGGCGTCGGTCAGCTGGATCTCGTCGTTCTTGCCGCGGCCCACCCGCTCCAGCAGGTCGAAGATCTCGGGCTCGATGATGTACCGGCCGACGATGGCCAGATTGGAGGGGGCCTCCGCCGGGTCGGGCTTTTCCACCATGTCCCGGACGCGGTAGAGGCCCTCCCCCACCGGCTCCCCCGCCACCACGCCATAGCGCCGCACCTGCTCCCGCGGCACCTCCCGCACGGCCACCACGCTGGCGCCCGTCTCGCGGTAGCGGGCCATCAGCTCCGCCAGGGCCGGTTCGTCCCCGATGAAGATCTCATCGCCCAGGAGCACGGCGAAGGGCTCGTCGCCCACGTGGCGGCGGGCCTGCAGCACCGCGTGGCCCAGTCCCAGCGGCTCCTTCTGCCGGACGAAGTGGACGTCGGCCAGGTCGGCGATGTAGCGCACCCACTCCAGCATCTCGTCCTTGTTGCCCCGCTCCAGGTGCCACTCCAGCTCGATGGAGCGGTCGAAGTGGTCTTCGATGGCACGCTTGCCGCGACCCGTGACGATCAGGATGTCGTCGATACCGGCCGCCACGGCCTCCTCCACCACATACTGGATGATGGGCTTGTCGACCACGGGCAGCATTTCCTTGGGCTGGGCTTTGGTGGCCGGCAGGAAGCGCGTGCCCAGGCCGGCCGCCGGGATCACGGCCTTGCGGACGGTGCGTGGCAAGGGACGAACCCTCCCCAACTTCCGGCGACGGTGTCGCCGGCCCACGAGGCCGGCGTATCCGTTGGTTTCCTGTCCCACATGCTTGCAATTCGGGCGTCAAGCAGCAGTTCCTCTTGCCGGTTTTGCGTCCTCCAGTCGAAGCTTCATCATCCATCGGTGACATCTTGTAGACCGCGCTACCGCGGCTCCCGGCCGGCGGCCGCCGGTGCCGGCGCCTGGATCCCCGCACCGCCCCGGGCCAGTTCCTGCAGCTTCCGTTCCAGGATGCCCAGGGCCTGGCGGAGCCCCTCGATGCTGTCCTTTCCCGCCACCAGGACCCCGTCGCGGGTGGCCGCCAGGACCAGATCCCGAACCCCCATCACCACCGCGGGCAGTTCCTCGGTCAGGACCGTGACCCCGGAGGAACCTTGCACCACCGCGGGCGCCGTGCCCAGCACCACGTTGCCGTGTTCGTCCCGAATGCCGTGGCGGTCGACGGCCAGCCAGGATCCCAGGTCGTCCCATGCGAAGCCCGCGCGGATGCAGAGGATGCGGCGCGCCCGCTCCAGGACGGCGTAGTCGACGGAGATGGACGGGAGCGCCTGCCAGTCGGCCTCCCACGCCGACCGCGGCTCGCCGGCGGCCACCCTCGCCGCCAGGCGCCCGAGATCCGGCGCCACCCGCTGGAGTTCCGCGCAGAAGACCGTGTTGCGCCACGCGAACATCCCGCTGTTCCAGAGGTAGCGGCCCGAGGCCAGGAAGGCAGCCGCCTGTTCCGGTCCCGGTTTCTCGACGAACCGGCGAACGGGCACGGCAGCCGGTCCGGCGACTCCCGCGGCCCTGGTGACGATGGGAACGCCGGGTCGCACCGCCCGTTGGTCGAGTTCAATGTAGCCGTACTGGGTTTCGGGCCGGGTGGGCTCGATGCCGAAGGTGACAAGCCCCTCCGTCGTCGCCGCGGCGTCCAGGGCGCGGTCCGCCGCCTCGACGAAGGCACGGACGTCGGGAACGTAATGGTCCGCGGGAAGAACCAACACCGCGGCGTCGCCGTAACGGCTCGCGACATGCCCCGCCACCAGGGCGAGCGCGGGCGCCGTGTTCTTCCCCGACGGCTCGATCACCAGGTGCTCGGCGGCGAGCCCCGGCAGGACCTGACGGGTCAGGCCGGCGTAAGGCGCCCCCGTGACCACCCACACGTCCCGGATCCCGGGCACCGCCCGGGCCCGCTCCCAGGTGGCTTCGAGCAGCGTTCGTCCGCCGAAGAGCCGCAGGAACTGCTTGGGGCGCTGGGGCGTGCTGGCCGGCCAGAGCCGGCGCCCTTCACCGCCCGCGAGGATGACGGCGATGCGTGGCAAAGCGGGCATCGTGCCTCTCCCTTCCGGTTCACGCCATCCCGCCACCTGGCTGTCGTGCGATGCGTCGATCCCGCCGGCTTTACCGGCCCGCATCGGGAGGTACGGCTGGAGGGATGCTCCGTTGGAAACCGTTCCTGGTCAAGTGTACCGTCGACTGGAATGACAGGCAACGTCATGGTGGTGGCCGAGAACCGGTCCCTTCACCGACGATACCCGCGGGAACCGGGTTACAATGTTAGCATAACCGGCCAGACGCTGCGGCACGTCTTTCATGGTGGGGGGCCGTCCATGAAGGGGGCGGGGAGTGCGGGATGAACAGAGCCCGCGATTGGCTGGCCCAGGCGCGGCTGAACTTGCGACATGCCAAGCATAGCTGCGACGTGGGAGACTATGCCTGGGCTTGCTTTGCGGCCCATCAAGCTGCCGAAGCAGCTCTCAAAGCACTGCACCTGGCCAAAGGCCAGGTAGCGTGGGGACATTCCGTTCGTCTCCTGCTCGACATGTTGCCGGATGAGGTCAAACCCGGCGACTCCTTCATCGAGCGCGTCGCAGTTCTTGACCGGCTGTATATCCCGACCCGCTACCCGGATGCCCACCCAGCGGGACCAGCCGGACAGCACTATGCTCTCAAGGATGCCGAGGAGGCGATCCAGCTCGCCGGCGAGGTGGTGGATTACTGTGCAGGTCAGGGTCTGGAAGATTGACCGTGGTGCCGTCCTGGAACAGGTCAAGCGATGGGCGGACGACCTGCTCCGTCGCGTGGCGGATGTGGAGGCCGTCGTGCTCTTCGGCTCCATGGCGCGGGGCGATGCAACCGCCCACAGCGACGTCGACTTGCTCATCGTGTTGAGGCAATCGGACTTGCCCTTTCACGAGCGCCATCGGTCCATCCCGTACCCGCCCGTACCCGTACCTGTGGAACTCTTCCCTTACACGGTCGCTGAAGTCGAAACGATGCTACGGGAGGGCTGGGGCATGGCGGGACCGGCGGCCCGCGACGGTTTGGTTCTGGCCGAACGCGACGGGGCGTGGAAAGCGTTAATCGATGGACGGGGGCTCAGTTCCACGATCCCCCCTCGGGGCACAATCGGGAAGTCGTAAGACGGTTCCCCCGCCCTACGTGCGGACCTGGTGCGTCAGGAGCCATCGCGCACGGGCAGTGCGCAGGGTGTGTCCCCGGTCAACTGGAAGAAACGGGCCCGATAGGGCGGTCACTTACCGGCTCGCCCCGCCCTCCGCGTTGCCCGCGTTCCCACGGGACGACAAGGTGCTGGCCTGCCCCAGCTCCTCGACCGTCACGGGCGAGCCCTGGGACACAGGCGGCTGCCCCTTCAAGTAGAGGTCAGCCCGAAGGCTCATCTGGTAGGGCCCGCCCTGGGCTTTGGCGCTGATCGACCAGGCGTGAACCCGCAGGCCAGAGTCACGCACGACCGCACCAGCGAATTGGGCCAGCTGGCTCCACGTGCCGGTGGCGGTGACCTCGACCGTCACTCGGCCGTACAGCGTGTCGGTTGAAGGTCCCGGGTTTTGCGTTGCCTGACCTGAATCGCCGCCAGTCCCTTGCCGTGCCGCTGGATCTTCCCCCGACGCCGACACGTTCCCGGTCCCGCCACTTGCTGCCGCGGCCTCAACCGGCTGGTACGGTCCAAACACCATGGAGGTCAGGGACGCGCCCGTGGCCTCTGCCTGCTGTGCGAGCCATGTCACAACGCTTGGCAGTTCCTCGACGGTGACCAGGCCGCGCTCTTTTTCCTGTACCTGGGCCTGCAATTGCGGAAGCTCCCCTGCGAGTTGTGCGAGGGACTTCGCAACGGACTGGGCGTTATGAGCCGCCTGGAGGGCTGTGGCGCGCTCCTCTCGCAGCACAGTCCACCGCTGAATCTCCGGAATCACCATGAGGGGTAAGAAGGTCAAGGCGAAGACCACCGCGACGAGCAGGAGCCAGGGAGCCGTCCGCACCAGAGGTGAACGATGATTCAGGACGCCGGATCGCAAACCCACTGACAGGGGCGCCGAGGACGAACGCTGCGGACGCGCCGGCTCTTCAAACCCCACCGTCATCGCCGGCCGCCTCCTCAAGCCACGCTTCAACCTGGAAGGTTATAAGGCCTCCGCCCCCGGCCGCATCGGGGGAATCGCCCGCCAAAGCCTCGGGCCGCCCTGCCGTCGCCACGCGGACGTAACGGAACATTCCCCCGGCCTGAAGGGCTCGAACGTACCGCTCCACCCCGTCAAACGTCTGGGCCGTTCCCGTGATCAAGACGAACCCGTCTTCCGCGAGGTTGGCAGTCTGCACCGCCGCTCCCTCGGGCAGTGCTGCCGCCAGCTGCTCGGCCATTGCTTGGACGTTCGAATATCCCGTGGGTAGCGCGTTGAGGACTTCGAGCTGCCGAAGCAGGCGAGCCCGGTCCTGCGTGGTCCCTGCGTACCGTGCGGCTTCTGCCTGCCAGCGCGCCTCGTCCGACCGCAAGCCGTCGATTTGGCCCTGAATCCGGCTATTTTGAAGGGAAATCCCCAGCCATCCCAGCACCAAACAAACGTCGGTCAGAGCCACCAAGAGAAGGATGACCACCAGGAACCCTGCGACCCGCGCCCGGCGTGCCGGCAAAGCGGGGCGAAGGAGGTTCATGGCCGGAACGGTGGGTAGACCCCGGCGCGCCGCCCGGTGCGACCGGAGCCCGGTGGCCCGGGGTTCAAGGGCGGCGTTCTTCACGGCCTCACCTCCTGCATACCCACCGTCACCAAGTCGGGATCGGCGAAGTCTTCCGATGCAGCTCCGCTCGATGCAGGCCAGGCCTGCCCCCGCGACGCCGCCCACCGTACGGCGTGCCAGAGAGCCAGGCCCGCAGCGAGAACCGACGGCGCATCACATCGAGCCAGCGTCACCGCGGTCTGGCTGGCCCACCGGGCATCGCTGCGGGGATCGACGTCGAACCTTGATACGAGTCGTTCCACACCTTCCGTACCGGGCACCATCACCACGGTCCCGGCGGTATCGGATAGCGCCGCGACCAGGGCCGGCCACGCTGCACCGCCGCCGATCGCCCACACGTCGGCAGGCGTGCTCCCCGTTTCCTGCCGCGCCCGGCGGAAGAGTCGGGTCACGTCACCGATGAGCTCCGTCGCGGTCGCCGTCCTGACCAGGGCGGCGACGTCATGGCGAAGTTCGGTGGCACGGAGCTGACGCAGCTGGGTGACGGAAACGCCCAGTTGGGCGGCGAGTTCCGTTTCCAGAGCTCCGCTGCCCGCGGCGGAGCGGTGAAAGGCCACCGGGGCCCCGTCCGGTCCGATGACTAGCAGCCGGGTCGACGTGTGGCCAAGGTCGATGACGGCACACGAACGCCCAGGATCGGCAAGGAGCTGGAGGAACCGGGTGATACGCCACAACGTGACCCATTCGGGCTCTAGCGCCATGGGCCGGATGCCCCGTCGCGCCAGCTGGCGGTAGCGGGCGTCGATGACGGCGACCGGAGCGCCGGCGACGACGACCTGATCGTCCCGCCCCTCCGCGACATCGAGCCGGCCCGCTCGACCCAAGGGGCCCCCGGACCCGCCAGCGGCACCGGTCCCTCCGCCTCTACCCGGTAAGATCACGTAGTCAAACACGGCGTCTTCCACGGAGAAGGGAAGGATCC is part of the Thermaerobacter subterraneus DSM 13965 genome and harbors:
- the galU gene encoding UTP--glucose-1-phosphate uridylyltransferase GalU, whose amino-acid sequence is MPRTVRKAVIPAAGLGTRFLPATKAQPKEMLPVVDKPIIQYVVEEAVAAGIDDILIVTGRGKRAIEDHFDRSIELEWHLERGNKDEMLEWVRYIADLADVHFVRQKEPLGLGHAVLQARRHVGDEPFAVLLGDEIFIGDEPALAELMARYRETGASVVAVREVPREQVRRYGVVAGEPVGEGLYRVRDMVEKPDPAEAPSNLAIVGRYIIEPEIFDLLERVGRGKNDEIQLTDALRMLARDQAVYAYQTRSRRYDVGEKLGFLQATVEFALMRPELAPDFRHYLFNLVDELRTGRWPGAEQAAATRQAQPAPLKRQR
- a CDS encoding mannose-1-phosphate guanylyltransferase; the protein is MPALPRIAVILAGGEGRRLWPASTPQRPKQFLRLFGGRTLLEATWERARAVPGIRDVWVVTGAPYAGLTRQVLPGLAAEHLVIEPSGKNTAPALALVAGHVASRYGDAAVLVLPADHYVPDVRAFVEAADRALDAAATTEGLVTFGIEPTRPETQYGYIELDQRAVRPGVPIVTRAAGVAGPAAVPVRRFVEKPGPEQAAAFLASGRYLWNSGMFAWRNTVFCAELQRVAPDLGRLAARVAAGEPRSAWEADWQALPSISVDYAVLERARRILCIRAGFAWDDLGSWLAVDRHGIRDEHGNVVLGTAPAVVQGSSGVTVLTEELPAVVMGVRDLVLAATRDGVLVAGKDSIEGLRQALGILERKLQELARGGAGIQAPAPAAAGREPR
- a CDS encoding HEPN domain-containing protein, whose product is MNRARDWLAQARLNLRHAKHSCDVGDYAWACFAAHQAAEAALKALHLAKGQVAWGHSVRLLLDMLPDEVKPGDSFIERVAVLDRLYIPTRYPDAHPAGPAGQHYALKDAEEAIQLAGEVVDYCAGQGLED
- a CDS encoding nucleotidyltransferase domain-containing protein; the protein is MPRRRSSSPARWWITVQVRVWKIDRGAVLEQVKRWADDLLRRVADVEAVVLFGSMARGDATAHSDVDLLIVLRQSDLPFHERHRSIPYPPVPVPVELFPYTVAEVETMLREGWGMAGPAARDGLVLAERDGAWKALIDGRGLSSTIPPRGTIGKS
- a CDS encoding PilN domain-containing protein, encoding MKNAALEPRATGLRSHRAARRGLPTVPAMNLLRPALPARRARVAGFLVVILLLVALTDVCLVLGWLGISLQNSRIQGQIDGLRSDEARWQAEAARYAGTTQDRARLLRQLEVLNALPTGYSNVQAMAEQLAAALPEGAAVQTANLAEDGFVLITGTAQTFDGVERYVRALQAGGMFRYVRVATAGRPEALAGDSPDAAGGGGLITFQVEAWLEEAAGDDGGV